Below is a genomic region from Castanea sativa cultivar Marrone di Chiusa Pesio chromosome 2, ASM4071231v1.
TAACAAGATTTCGATGTTGCAATTTGGCAATTAGTATAACTTCATTTTTAAACTCCCTTAATCCTTGTCCAGATTTATGTGAAAGCCTTTTCACAGCAATTTCTTTTCCATCTATTAATGTACCCTGAAAATTCacattttcaaattgattttattGAAGTTGAATATGGTGAgaattgctttttattttttgtgatcttTAAAAAAGCTTGCTACAAAGTTACCTTATATACAAGTCCAAAGCCACCTTCACCAAGCTTGTTATCGCTTGAAAAGTTGTTAGTGGCAATGACTATGGTAGCTAGGGTGAAGAATGGGACCTCAATGTCTTCACTTTGGCCTTCAATGTCTTGGTCTATCATCACATTATTCTCCAATTTCTCTGCTAAGATCAAGATGAGCTTCACATTATACATGAGAAATAAGAGTATGACACTTGTTAAGTTCCGTCTAGATCAGCTAGTTAATTATAcaacataattattatttgatttcaaatcaaataaattaattaggtGATCCAAAATGTCAATGTcaataaccaaaaaagaaaaagtgaacaAGTCATAAAGCAAAACAATAAATGCATAAGACACATAATATGATTCTGAAGTGAAAAACCTATGGGTAACTCTTTAAAGGAAAAGGGGCTATATGCGTAACCTACTCCCACTAAGGCAATCAAATAGAAAAGAATGTGTTTTatagtcttaaaaaaaaaccattctaCTGAGACTCTACATTCCAAATCGAGAATTCACCGCTGCGACTCACAATAGCTTTAAACTTTGAGTTTCTTCCTATATGGTTTCGTTCATGAATGGCAGGTCTGTGTAAATTAACTAGAACCTTTGGCGCAGTCCAATTAAGGTACCTCCTGGAATATTTGATCTACAGTCAACTAACTAGAAGAAATTCTATGTGGTTTTGAACGTTGGATCTCAAGATTTTATAAAACTACTAGGATTCTCTCAAGAAAGCTCATGGATGAAAGGCACGGTTTTTTTCACTAGAAGTATTGTGCTAGTTTATGCCTTCCCAACTTTACCGGAAATCTTGCATAAAATAGTATAAATTGGTGTTTACATAAACGGTTATAATCCTAATCAAAACAagatttagattattttttgtgattcttGTTCATTGGGCCATTTCAGcccatctttttttctttgagcaAATTTCAGCCCATCTATATTTACTAGCTTGAGTCAACCTCTTGGTCCCCCTGCTCTAGGGCACAACATATTTTAGCCTTACCATTATTTCGCAAATTTTATTCCTTAccattatttttcttaagatcAAATGGCTAAACTTCATGGCTTTTCTTGTTCAACATCTTATTACCTGCTTTGTACGTTTCTAGaagttcaaatatttattttaggggagtcataacaattttatatatataaaaaaaaattgcctctGGCCAGCACGTAACGTCGCCCCTGGGGTCAAAGAAAGAGATATTACCTCTGATGTTTGCCCTTGTGCTTATGCAGTAGGGAATCAAGAGCACCCCGAAAACGACCGCAATTGCAACCACAACTATCACTATAACCTTCATCTTTTGCTTGTCTTTCTCCTCTTTATGATTGACTTTGCAgaagaaaagcaaaaatattttagtaatgcAATAAAATAGATGGAAGCAACAAAGAAGATAGCTTCAATGGcatgtaaaaatataaattaaaaagcaataaaaaccATAGGCCTATTACCTTGCTCTGAAGCAGGCATTCGAATATATACGCCCTGCAAGGCATCCCGCCCATTAGCTGCAACCTGTCTAAAATCACTTAGATCCCCAAACCACATGGCACAGCCACTTCctccatttttaatatttgagtTTGTATAAGCCGTACAGGAACAGTTGTTCAAACATTTGACTCCGCATTCGTTAAGATTCATACTTCCGTTCACCCAGGAATACGTGGTATCTGGCATTTTGAGCCCAGCAAATTTAGGAAACCCAATTTTATCTTTATCCTCGCAGCTTAATTGGGTAATACGTACACATCCCTTAGACCACTCATCTGGGTTCCATGTATCTGACGACTTATGCTTGAATCCTTCTACACATTGACAGATAGGTGACTCACCAATGATACAATTTCCGTAAGGACCACATAAATTATAATCATCACATTTGTCTTTTGGGTAAGATATGTATAGGCtccattttttatcttttgagaCCCATATGTAGCGCTCATATAAGGACGAAGTTTCGTTCAAAAGTGCTCTTGAGATTACAGAATTTGTAATCAAATTGAATATGAAGTACACCTCATCGCTGTTGATGACAAAATTGTAGGTGAAAACTGGATTTTCCTTTAAGTCTGGTGTACCACTGAAACCAAGGCCATTCCATGGTCCGGTCTGGTAGAACTTCTCGGTGCCTTTGTTCATGACTATCTCAGGGTAATTATGAAGTTCAATCCCCCAACTAAGTTCTCCTGGAGATGGATCATCTGGACTTTTCCAAGAAGTTAGGCGCCGTTCCAGACCAGTCCTTAAGTCCCATCCAAGCTTCATCCCCGGTAGCCAAGTATCAGAAGGATAGTCAAAGCTTTGCCACAAATAATTTTCTTCGTTCTCTTCTCTTAATACTAGATTTCCGGAATCTAAAAGCTGGACTATTGGATTCCTGGCCTGTTTTGTTGAATTTGCCGACCATGCAACTGTTGTATTCTGGCTGAGAAGAACAAGACTACCTGAACTGTTTACCATCAACATGCCAGACGAGTCGTTTATTGGATTGAGCCGGTTTGCTACCCAAACAACCGTTCTAACTGGGATATTGTTATACCATATTCCCAAGTAATGGTTACTGGAATTACCAGGACTAAAGAACCCCAGAGCGTAGCTTTCATGTTTAGAGACCAAGGTTATGCCCTCACTGAGGGATTCGGATTTTGTAATGCTGTCAGTAGCATCCGACAGtacaaagaagaaaggaagcaaACTGGAACTCAACAACACAAAAGCAAAGATGTTCATTGCTTTCTGTTCTTAATTAGAGATCTTAGTCTTAGCCAACATTTTAAAGTTAGGCCTACTATAATGAGCAATGGCTACACCATGGAAGGTCATGCGTTGACCCAGGCCTGTGGTCATTCTTTCTTGAATTGGTTGGTACATTAGAAAACTCCacattttttttgaacaaaaatttcCACGTGTCGTTACTCTCTTCTGCGATGTCGCATTAATTTCCACATTTGTCGTTGCTTCCTTGACCCTTCTGCGATGTCGCATTCTGTGTAGTTTGTCCTCGCGCCCACTATTTTAGATTGTGAAAGGCTGACAAAAGTGGAAAGGTGAGCACGAGGATTTGAAATTATGGAATATTGGTAGATCCAttatacccccccccccccccttttttttttttttaagaaacaacatGAGAAGAGAAAGTTTTTAAGGCAAAggtatattatttataattccATTCAAAAGTTatgataattttaaaaagaagtgGAGAAAATTATACGATGCATAACATACTTTTTTAACTAATGTGGGACaatttctattctttttatttttatttttagaaacaaatgcACACATaagggaaaggaaaatgaaTTCTAACATAAAAGTACACCACAATATATTACATGCATGACATTTTCATAGTAATAACTTAGTACCTAagatttagtataaaattttgtaaaaatattgtaaacataacATTACTCATAAATAAATGAGGCCAcgtcataaataaataaagagggCCACATTTAATTGGGAGCCAGATTTTTTgtctaatatttgtttttgcttttgcatTTGATGGGACCAGGGCTAGTAGACCTTGAAATcagtttattttgttgaaactaaaaattttttgttgaaaatactgtagataaatgtaaaagttaactgaaatagtataatgggacccataaatagtacaaaaacTCAAtgggacctatgaatagtagtaaaaataagctaaatagtaaaataagttggcaaaaaacGGACACTTATTGTCAGATTCTCTACAATATACTAAATGAGACAATGCAAAGATGTCCATTAATGCTTCTTGCTCTTAGAGCTCTTTAGCCAACATTTTAAAGTTAGGTCTGTGAGCATTCACgtctggtttttaaaaaaagaaatctcaTTTAACCATATCAAGGgtctgtttattttgctgaaactggaaattttttactaaaagtactataaataaaagtaaaaattagttgaaatagtacagtgggattcatgaatagtagcaaaaagtGTAATGGgccccatgaatagtagcaaaaataagctgaatagtaaaataagttgacaatttttttttttttgccaaacacacaccaggagttattttatcatttataccatactattttacaactcacTTAACAtctcaaactcttttttttttttttttttttttccagtttatttaaatactatttttactatttctctctcccttccttttcctctctttctccctctacTTCTAggcaccaacaaaaaaaaaaaaaaccatagaaaaccaaaaccaaccacACCAAAAACCACTACACCGACCACAAACCAAAAgaaccaagaaaataaaacacacacaacaaTCACAATAGCTCAAATCAGCCTCCACAATCACAATAGCCGCCACCATGCCACCCAACAACACACTGCCACCCCTACATATCCTAGCACCACCCACCGGaccatcaaaccaaaaccacattataaaaaacccatcaaaccaaaccaaaacccCACATATCCCAGTaaaccaattttaaaaaaatcaccattGAAGCCTTCAACAGAGCCACCATCGGAGCCACTAAGAGAACCACCATCAAATAACCAAGAGAACCTACCAATCTCCATACCACAACCCCACCTGACCCACAACTCCAAACCCACCACCCAACCCATGACCTGCACAGCCCACTGATCCAAGCCCACGCCACCACGATCTCTGATCTCCACCAATCCAAAATCCACGCCAATCTTTGCCACGCTGTGACCATGCCATGACCATGCCGATCGCCATGTCGTGACCACTTTGAATCCAACCTAGCTCTAGCACAagctctgagagagagagagagagagagagagagagagagagagagagagagagagagagagagagagagagagagaaatgagagacaaaagtgagagaaaacaaaaggtaaaaagaaataaaataaaatattttggtttaCAATTATGCTACAATGTCATCATACATTTAGGATGACACTATAGCAcaattgctaatttttttttgcaattacaaaattttgcaagaTCGATGTTGAAGGTTGATAAGAGGAATGGAAAGGTAATGTTATGGAAGATTTTACCATATTTGGGAAGTGGAATACTTTGCACTCCCAAGATATTGAATTATCCtaaaaaagtttaaagaaaaaaaattatcctagAAGTTATATAGCAGTATTATGTTACATTTTCTGATTGAAAGagataaataaagaaaaattctaCAACACAACATTTTTCAGAATAAATCCTGATTGTCATGCTATTACTGATTCTAATCTGAATCACCACCGAcacattacttttttgtcccaccAATATCAATCTAAcacctaaaatttattatgaaattattataaaaatattatgaacgtaATTAcgtaacatttttcataataaaaatgtagCTCATCACACATTTAATTGGGTGCTAGATTTTTGCTTATTTGTTTTTGCTTCTGTACTTAATAGGAGCAGGGCTAGTAGGAACTTTGACTAGGTGTGAAGTTTAATCTAGGCTTACAGACAGCTGAGAGACATGTCACTA
It encodes:
- the LOC142624335 gene encoding G-type lectin S-receptor-like serine/threonine-protein kinase At4g27290, with amino-acid sequence MNIFAFVLLSSSLLPFFFVLSDATDSITKSESLSEGITLVSKHESYALGFFSPGNSSNHYLGIWYNNIPVRTVVWVANRLNPINDSSGMLMVNSSGSLVLLSQNTTVAWSANSTKQARNPIVQLLDSGNLVLREENEENYLWQSFDYPSDTWLPGMKLGWDLRTGLERRLTSWKSPDDPSPGELSWGIELHNYPEIVMNKGTEKFYQTGPWNGLGFSGTPDLKENPVFTYNFVINSDEVYFIFNLITNSVISRALLNETSSLYERYIWVSKDKKWSLYISYPKDKCDDYNLCGPYGNCIIGESPICQCVEGFKHKSSDTWNPDEWSKGCVRITQLSCEDKDKIGFPKFAGLKMPDTTYSWVNGSMNLNECGVKCLNNCSCTAYTNSNIKNGGSGCAMWFGDLSDFRQVAANGRDALQGVYIRMPASEQVNHKEEKDKQKMKVIVIVVVAIAVVFGVLLIPYCISTRANIREKLENNVMIDQDIEGQSEDIEVPFFTLATIVIATNNFSSDNKLGEGGFGLVYKGTLIDGKEIAVKRLSHKSGQGLREFKNEVILIAKLQHRNLVRLLGYYIEGDEKMLIYEYMPNGSLDSFIFDQTKAKVLSWSIRFNIIYGIARGLLYLHEDSRLRIIHRDLKLSNILLDSKMNPKISDFGMARIFGGDQIEGNTNRVVGTYGYMAPKYAIDGLFSVKSNVFSFGILLLEIISGKKNRGSFHLDNTQNLVGHAWKLWKEGRPLELIDTGLKGSVIHSEILRCLHISFLCLQQHHNDRPNMSCVVMMLHGESSLPEPKELGFFVGKKPTSSSKNKSSSTNEITVTMLEAR